AAGACCATGCGGCGATCGGCGACGAGAGCCGTCGGCTGTGGGCGGCGGTGCAGCGCCTCGCCGAGCGATGCCAGCGACTGCTGCGTGTGATCGCCTTCGAAGAACGCCCCGACTACGCCCGCCTCGCCGCTGACCTGGCGATGCCGGTGGGCAGCATCGGCCCCACGCGACAGCGATGCCTGGCGAAGCTGCGCGACCTGCTCGACACGACCCCACGAACGGAGGGACGCTCATGAGCGAGAACGATGGGAACAACGGCGGCGACAACCACGAGGATGCCGAGCTGTTCGCCCACCTGCGCTCGCTCTGGCGCGGCGTGGACCCGATGCCGGCGAGCCTCATCGATCGCATGATCGCCTCGGTGGCGGCTGAGGGCATCTCGGCGGAGTACGCGCTGCTCACCCTCGTCGACGAGCCGCTCGGCGCGGTGCGCGGAGATGCGGACGCTCTGACCCTGCAGTTCAGCGACGGCACCACGAACATCCTGCTTCATGTCACCGGCACCGCGACCGGCGCGCACCGCGTCGACGGCTGGGTCGACGCGGTCGCCGGGTCGATCGAGCTCGTGCAGGGCGAGCACGTCCGCACCACGACCGCCAGCGAGACCGGACGGTTCGTGTTCGACGAGGTGCCGGACGGCCTGACGCTCGTGCGCCTCTCCACCATGGTCGGCGATGAGGAACGCACGCTGTCGACCCCGCAGTTCGAGCTGTGATCGACCGCGGGTCCGCCCGCACACACCGCGGGCAGGCCCGCACATACGGCAGGGCCGCTCCCGCACCTCGCGGGTCCGCCCGCATAGGAGGCGGGTGCGCCCGCGAGGAGAGGACCGACGATGGAACAGCCCGCGGGATGGACCTGGCAGGACAGAGCGGAAGGATCGATCAGGCGCGGCACGGCGCTCGATCCCTCGATCGAACCGGTGGGCGGGGTCAGAGCGTTCCCGACCGCCTATCTGCAGGATCGACTGCTGATCACGCAGGATCAGGACGACGATCAGGAGGGCTACGACCGGGAGATCAAGGAGCTGCAGGAGGCCGCAGGAACCTTCGGGTGGACCCTCGAGCTCGAACCCGACGACGATGGGGTCGTCCGCGGCCCGCTGGTGCCGGGAGTCCCCGGATTCCTGCGCGCACGGCTGTCCACCCCCGACGAGCCCACCCGTGGCGAGTCGCCGGTCCCTCCTGACGCGTGGCGCGTTCTGCAGCGTGCACGGCGCAGCTCCCGCACATCGATGCCGCGGACGAGCCTCGAGCACGTGCTGTCGATCGACCCGGTGGGGCTCAATCCGTTCAGTCGCACGAATCCCTTCAGCCGCACCAACCCGTTCAGCCGCACCAACCCGGTGCGCGGTGCGGGTGCCGGCGGCAGCGATGACTACCTCGAGCCCGGACGTGGAGCGCGGCAGCCGGTGGCCTGGGTGGGAGCGGCGCCGCAGCGCGCGGCGGCCCCGAAGCGCGGACGCCGCCCCGTCGTGGCCGTGCTCGACACCGGATGCGGTGTGCACGACTGGCTGCCGGATGACGTGGTGACCCGACACATCGAGCTCGACGGTGTTCCGGTCGGCCTCACCGACGACGCCGACCCCGAGCGGTACCCCGACCTGTACGGGCAGCTCGACGGCGAGATCGATGCGGTCGCCGGTCACGGCACGTTC
The sequence above is a segment of the Microbacterium sp. Root553 genome. Coding sequences within it:
- a CDS encoding S8 family peptidase, translated to MEQPAGWTWQDRAEGSIRRGTALDPSIEPVGGVRAFPTAYLQDRLLITQDQDDDQEGYDREIKELQEAAGTFGWTLELEPDDDGVVRGPLVPGVPGFLRARLSTPDEPTRGESPVPPDAWRVLQRARRSSRTSMPRTSLEHVLSIDPVGLNPFSRTNPFSRTNPFSRTNPVRGAGAGGSDDYLEPGRGARQPVAWVGAAPQRAAAPKRGRRPVVAVLDTGCGVHDWLPDDVVTRHIELDGVPVGLTDDADPERYPDLYGQLDGEIDAVAGHGTFIAGIIRQAAPDADILSIRMAGALGVIDESTFLTTVAQVVELLRRHREDPKTGHPIDVLNLSLGYYHETPVDGLFSRTLHALLTTARQLGCVVVCSAGNDAIDRPSFPASLWSWPGADNGIPRDRDAPHVSVGALNPSTRSVALFSNVGPWVQTYAPGAAVVSTSPAFVGGEQASTRADVEGLRRETIDPDDYRGGFAIWSGTSFSAPYVAGRVAAQLGTVPTQGATPAAAAKAVAAVLKTLPTPVERG